DNA from Candidatus Baltobacteraceae bacterium:
CAACGAGTATATCGTAATCAACGATCTGCCCAAGCTGCACAAGCTCAAAGACACCTATCCGGCCCTCGTCAAGCCGAACGCGCCCCTAATATCCAAGATGTAGTTAAGGCGCGGTCGTTAGCTCGGGGCTTCGTTGACGTGCTGGGCGTAGGAATGCTTGTCGAAGTACCAGTCCGGAAGCGACGCGGGAAACGTGATGTCGTTGAAATCGTAGTCGACCGTAGCGTCCACGCCCAGATACTGCGCGTCCTGCGCGTATGTCGGCGTACCGTGAATGTGCGTTACCACCGGCATGTTGTTCATCCACCCGAGCGTCACTGTGAAGAGCATCGCGTAGACGTGACCCTCACCTTCGTCGTAGAGCTTGTCGGTCGCAACGACCTCTTGGAGCTCGAGCGTCTTCGCATCGACGTAGAGCTCGCGCAACCGGTTGCGATCGGGATCGCGCCGTGCCTGCAGACTCACGTGCAGGAGATTCCCTTCGGTCGCTACCTTCGTGACTTTGTAGTCGAACTCGCCGAGCGCCGTCACCACCGCGATGGTGGGAGGCAGCGACCCGCTCGGCTCGGGAGTTGGAACGAACGTTTCGGGGTTGGTGTGCGGATGAACCGGCGCCGGCTCTAACAGATCGGCGGTCGGCGGCCCCGGATCCCACGGCTCGTTGAACGACGGCCGTAAAAACTCGAGCTGGCCGCGCGCGGATCCGCGATACACTCGGCGGCCCAGCGCCGCGCGATCGCTCGTACGGCACCAGATGTGGTACGTGTAGCTATTGACCAGATCGGGGTAGCCGTCGTCGAGGGTCTGTTTGCGAACCAGCGTGTAGGTCTCGTACGGCGGCGGCGGGCGATGCGAGCGAAACTGCCGCCGAATCAGAAACAGCAGGCGCTCCGGTGACGGCAACGCGATGGGAGTCGCGGCCGGCATCGGCTTGGCCGCGACCGCGTGCGACGGCGGGGTTATGGCCAACCAGACCAGCAAAGCAAGAGCCAACCCGAAAAGCGTTCTCACACGCTTCTTCTTAAGCACGCCCTCCATCATGCTCCTATCGCGCATTCTTAGGAAACCCTCAGATTTAAAAGAGTTATTTCGGGGCCATGCGCAGGGCGCCGTCGAGCCGGATCACCTCGCCGTTGAGCATTTGATTTTCCGCGATGTGACGCGCGAGTGCCGCGTATTCGGCCGGTTTGCCCAAGCGCGACGGGAACGGATTCTGTTTTCCGAGAGACTCGCGAGCCGCCTCGGGCAAACCGGCGAGCATGGGCGTGTCGAAAATTCCCGGGGCGATGCTGACGACTCGGATCTGCTGCTGCGCAAACTCGCGCGCGAGCGGTAAGGTCAGGCCGACCACTCCGCCCTTCGATGCCGCATACGCAACTTGGCCGATCTGTCCGTCGAATGCCGCCACCGACGCGGTGCACACGATCACGCCGCGATCCTCACCCGGCTCGACCGAACGCTTCATCATCTCCGCCGCTACTAGGCGGACGACGTTGAACGTTCCGATCAAGTTCACCATGACCACCTTCGTGAAGTGATCCAGCGGTTGGGGCCCGTCGCGTCCCACGGCACGTTCGGCCGTCGCGATGCCGGCGCAGTTAATCGCTCCGTGAACGCCACCGAACTCCCGCAAGGCAAGCGCAATCGCGCCATTGACTTGGGATTCGTCGGTCACGTCGGTTCGCGCGAAACGCACCGAGCTGCCGAGTTCCTTTGCCAGGGTCTCGCCGCGGTCGCTGACGTCGCAGATCACGACGCGCGCGCCTGCCGACGAAAACTCGCGCACGCACGCAGCGCCCAATCCCGAGCTCCCCCCGGTGACCAAAAACACTTTTTCGGATAGATTCACGCTGACGATTCCCTTCTATCGTTAATTTCGGCTAGCGGCACGTCGCGCGCCTGCGCCAACTGCGCCCACTCTTTTGCCGGACGGCGCGCGATTGCCGCCGCGATCGAATCCGCATCGACCCCGTCGATCTCGAGTATCTCGCGCAGCCCTTCGATAAAATGCGGCTCGAGCGCCGCCACGGCCACCCAGCCGTCGCTCGCGCGATACACGCGATACGTCGCGAGACTTCCTCCAAGCGCACCGTCGGCCGTCGTCAATCCGTAGCGCAACGGCGCGGCAAACTCCTCGGCCGCATCGACGATAGCGATTTCGACATACCGGCCGTGACCGTCGCGGGCGCGCGCGATCAACGCTGCCAAGGTCGCCGACACGGCGCGCTCCGCCGCGGCCAAATCGCCGATGAGCGTCCGCGGCATCGAGGGCGGCGACAGGAGTCCCGCGCGGGCCTGATACGTCAAATCGTGTCCGGCGCGGTCGCGGTGCGGTGCGGCTTCGCCGACGACGGCGACCTGCACCAACGCGGGATAGCGGCCGGCAAGCGTTTCATTTGCTATACCGGCTCGCTCGAGCGCGCGCGCGCGCATTGCGGTAAGCAGCACGTCGGCGGCAGCGATTCGCTCGTGCAGCGCGTCCCGATCGCGCGACGCGGAAAGATCCAGCCTCGCGACGTCGACGTGCTCGCGCAGGCGCGCGTACCATTGCGGTGCCGCCGTCTCCAACGGATCGCCGCGCATCGGCTCAACCTTCCACACCGTCGCGCCCAGCTCGGCCAAACGTGCGGCGGCAATCGGTCCGGGCACGTTCGTCGTCGCGGCGACGACGCGGACCCCTTGGAGCGGCGCGTTCGATCCGTCATTCATTTCAGGACTCTTGCGCGCGCGTGCAGAAAGCACCCGCGTGCCCAAGAGAAACGCCCGCGATGAAAAGCGCGTCGATTACATTGCGCTCGCAATTGTCTTGCTTGCCGCCATCGCGCTTGGGTGGTGGCTGCTCGCTCCACGACGCGCGCATCACCCGAAGAGCGTCTCGGTCGTAACGCCCGCCCCGTCGCTCCCGCAGGCGACAAGCGCGCCGGCCGTTCCGGCGACGACCGTTCCGACGAGCGCCCCGGCGACGTTGATGCCGTCCCCGCTTCCAACGACGACGCCGCATGCGGTCGCCGGCGCACCCAGATTGGCGCTTATCGTCGACGACTGCGGACAATGGATCGATACCGAGCGCGGCTTTCTCGCATTGTCCATTCCGCTGACGATGTCGGTGCTGCCGGACGTGCATTACACGTCGACGATCGCAACCGAAGCCGCGGGCGCCGGCAAGGGCGTTATGCTGCATTTGCCGATGGAGACGTTATCGGGCCTCAATCCGGGACCCGGAAAAGTCACGACCGAGATGTCCGACTCGCAAATCGCGCAACAAGTCGAGGCGGACCTCGCGCAAATTCCGCTTGCAGCCGGCGTCAATAACCACGAGGGGAGTAAAGCGTCGGCGGACGAGCGGGTCATGGATGACGTCGTCGACGTCTTAGCCAAGCACGGCCATCTCTTCTTCATTGACTCGCGCACGAACGCGGCCTCGGTCGGCGAACGCGTTGCGGAGAGCCGCGGCGTTCCAACGGCGTCTCGCGACGTCTTTCTCGATAATCAGGCGTCGGTCGACTACACGGTCGCACAACTCAAAGAAGCGGCGGCAATCGCACGCAAGAACGGCAGCGCCATCGCGATCGGACATCCGCGTCCGACGACGCTGCAAGCGGTGCGCGATATGATCCCGCAGCTGCAGGCATCGGGTATCGAGTTCGTCTTAGCGAGGGACCTGGTTTCTAGCGATCCTCGCTAGCGTCGCTTTCGATCCAGCGTTCCGCCCAGCGCCCTAACGCGTCGAGCGCTTCTTGCAGCTCCCGTCCGCGCTGCGTCAGCTGGTAGAGCACGCGGATAGGCGCTCCCGATTGCACCTCGCGCCGGATGATCTGCGTGGCTTCGAGCTCGCGCAGCCGCTCGGTCAGCAGCCGGTCCGAAATCCCCGGTATACCGCTGAGCAACTCGTTGAAGCGCTTGGGCCCCGGCAAGAGCAGTCGAATGACCGCGCCCGTCCAACGTCGTCCGATGAGCTCCACCGCACGGTGAAAGCGCGGGCATAATCCCGCTTGCAGCGTCTCCTCAGAGACCTGCTCGAGTTCGGATGACCGGCTTAGCGGCATGACGTTAATAAAAAAGGCGGGGCGCGGGGATCCTAGGGATATCCCCTCTTCGGCGGCTACGTAGCCACCGCCTTGACTTTTTCTCCCTTCGGATCGTCGCCGGCAACGCGCTTGAGGAACGCTTCTGCGAACTCGCTGCCGATGCGGCGCCGATCCGCCGCGTCGCTCGCCGGCACCGTCACCACCATGTCGATCGCGCCGTCCGCGATTTTGTTGAAGCGCACGTCGATCTCTTTCTCCGGCGATGCGTGCGAGACGCCGCGCGCCGTCTCTCGCGCGGCATCGCTCATGCGCCCGAAGTCGGCCGAACGATCGAGGGTAACGGTAATGGGGACGCGCAACGGCAAGCGGTAGGCGGTAAAGATCGCTTGCGCCAGCTTCTGGTTCGGAACGATAATTCGATTGCCGTCGGCGTCGCGCAGCACCGTGGTACGCCAGTTGATATCGACGACCGTACCGGTGTTATCGGCGTCGATACGAACGAAATCCCCGGCGTGTACTTGTCGCGACGCGGCAATCTGAATGCCTGAAAAGAAGTTGGCCAGCGTATCCTGCAGCGCGAGCGCCACCGCAAGACCGCCGATGCCGAAGGCCGTGAGGATCGGCGCGACCGAGATGCCGAGATACTGCAGGACGACGAGGCCCCCGACGATCGCGACGAGCGTTTCCGTGACGCTGACGAAGAGTGTGATCGAGCCGATGGCGCCCGCGGCGCGTTGGCTGTGCCGAGTGACCAGGTTTGCCGCGATTCGCGCCGCGACCACCGTGGCGAGCGCAATCAGCAGCGCGACGAATGCGCGGTGGGTGATCGGATTGACGTGGTGGTCCTGCAAGGTCAACGACGCAGCGTACAATCCGATCGCGAAGACGAACGCGAATGCGACGAATCGCAGCGGCGCCAGCGCGCGAAAGCGCCGAACGAGATACTCGGCCCCAAGGCCGATGAGGGCGTCTACCGCGATGATTCCTAATGCAACGATCGTGCGGTGGTCGAACATGCCGGTGGGCTCTTACCCACGGGAAGCGGCGTTCGGCGGGGGAGCGGCGGCCCGCTCCAGACCGGTCGCGGCGTGGCCTCGGGCTGCGGGGTAAAGACCGGGCGCGGGGGAACCGTGGGGGTGGTTGCGTCGAACGGCGTCGGCGCGGTGACCATCGGCGCCTCGGTCCAAACCTCGAGAACCCGCCGGTGACCGTCGTAGGCGACCGCCTCGCCGAGGCGCCGAACCAGGGGGCCGACCGCCACGTACGCGCCCTCACTGCGTTTGCCGCCCGGCAAGAGCACGCGGACGCTGCGCCCGTCGCGCTCGATCACTAACGTCGAGCCTTCGATCCAAGCACGGTCGGCCAGCCGTAGCAAAACGGGCTCCAGCGGAGCGAAGACGCGTCCTTCGACGACGTATGCGCGAAAGTACGCCGGTAGTGGACGCCCATCGACGAGCATCGTGACCGGAGCGGGCGGTGGGAATACCGGCACCATTGCGCGATATACCGCATCGAATGGCGCGATTCATTTCCGCGTTGCGCGAAGGCGGCATACGTTTTTCCCGCGATGGCTGCGCCTTTCTCGCGCAAGCGCTCGCGTTCAACGCACTGTTCGCGCTGTTTCCGCTTACCGTGCTGTCGCTGAGCGCCGCGACGCTGGTTTTACCATCGGCACAGCATCGCACCTTGGCATTTTTCGACACCCTGGCACCGGCGCTGCACGACTACGTCGCCGCCAATCTCAGTTCGTATATCTACAGCCGCGGGATTACGAGCGCGATCGCGGCGATCGTACTCTTATGGTCGGGCAAGAATCTTTTCATGGGACTTGCCTACGCCCTCGACCGCGCGCTCGGCGTGCCGAAGGGGCGTCCGCTCGTGCACAACATCGCGCTGTCGTTCGTGATGCTGCCTCTCGTGGGACTGTTGCTGATCGCCGCAATATCGCTTCCCGTCATTATCGCAATCCTGTTTGCCGCAAGCGGCGTCAACGATCCCGCGCGGCTCACGCACGTTCTCGCATATCTCATATCGATCGCGCTCGTTTTCATCGTCACGGTCGCGCTCTACCGCTGGCTTCCCAATCGCGGCGTCTCATGGGGTTTTGCGTTTCGCGGCGCGACGGTCGTTGCAATCGCGTGGCCGGTCGTGCAGCTCGCCTTCGCGCAGTACACGACGCACGTGGATTTCACGCATATTTACGGCGCGCTCTCCGCGCCGCTGGTTTTGCTCCTCTGGTTTTATCTGATCGGCTGCATCTTTCTGTACGGAGCCGAGTATAGCGCGGCGATGTCGGCAATGCGCGGCAAGGACCACGTACCGGCGATTCCGGCGGAGGCTCGATAGTGCGCTTTGTGTTTCTTCACGGATCGGGATGCACCGGCGACGTCTTCGCCGCGCAACTCGCGGCTTTCCAGAATGCTCTCGCGCCGACGCTTCCCGGCCATGCCGACGGCCGCGAAGGTCCCGATACGGTCGCCGCGTTTGCCGACGCCGTGGACGCCGAACTGCGCGAACGAGAGATCGCCGAGGTCGTCGTTTGCGGGAACTCTCTGGGCGGTGCGATCGCATTGGAGCTTGCGCTTCGGAACGTGGCCGCCGTGCGCGCGGTGGTCCTGATCGGATCGGGCGTGCGGCTGCGCGTCGCACCGGCAATTTTCGAACGGCTCGAGTCCGACTTCCCCGCGGCGGCGCGCGAGTTGGCCGCAATGTTCTTCGCTCGGCCGAGTCCCGAGCTCGTCGACGCGTCGGTCGCTACGATGTTGCGCGTCGGGCAGACGCAAACCACACGCGACTTTCGCGCTTGCGACGCGTTTGACGCGAGCGAGCGCATTGCAGACCTGCGCGTTCCCCTGCTCGCGTTGACGGGCGACCGCGACGTGCTCACGCCGCCCAAATTCGCGCAATGGTTCGCCGACCGGGTACCGGGTGCGCAAGCGCGAATACTGGCCGACGCCGGCCACTTCGCCATGATCGAGCGGCCGGAGGAAACGAACGCCGCGCTGCGAGCGTTCGAAGAACGACTCCTCCCTCGTTGAAAGGACCCTCGTGCGCCGGTTTCTCCCGATGTTATTCGTCGTTGCTTCGCTCGTGCTGATGGCCGCGGCTCCGTCCCCGAAACCCAGTCCCACACCGTCGCCTGCGGCCTCTGCGGCGCCCAAGCCCGGCTTCGGGCAGACGCCCACCGTACTCGTCTTCCCGTTCGAGACGCAATCGGGAGCCGATCCAAAGATCGGCGCCGCGATCTCGCAGATTCTCTCGCAGGGCATGGCGCAGGCCGGCGGCCTCACCGTCCTGCCGATTCCGCAGAACGTAGCGCGCGCCGACTACCAAACGTACGCGCGTGAGCAGCACGCGGAGTTTTACATCAGCGGCTACGTGACCCCAATCGGTGAAACCGCATCGGTGGTCGAGCAGCTGGTCGGCGTCAACGACGGCATCGTGCTCTTCTCCCAAACCGCGCAGGTCAACAGTGTGGCCGACGTCGCCTCGCAGTCGCTGCAGGCGCGCTCGTTCATTATCGCCTATGCGAACCGCAACACGCAGAACATTGCGTCGACGACTGCGAACACGCCCGCTCCCGCCGTCACCAACGGCGCTCAGGTTAAGCTCGGCGGCATCAGTGCGATCGTCGATTCGGTCTTCCATCGCCGCGGTGCCGCCACGCCGACCCCGATCCCGGCCTCAGCCAAACCAGCCCGGGGCGTCATCATCGCGCCGCTTGCGCCGAACGGGAACGTTCCGGCCGCGGACCTCACCAACGCGACCAACGAGCTGTATTTCGCCATGTCGCGCCGTTTCAACGCGTCGATCACCCCGGTAAAGAGCAGCGTCGCGACGTCGGCTGATTCGATCTGCGGGACGCGTCGCAACAATACGATCGCCGGCGGTACCCTAGCAGAAAACATTCAAAAACACGGGCATGAAGTCGTCTTCACGCTCTCGGTGTACACGTGCTTCGGCGCGGTGCTCGATACCCAGATCGGAAAGGGTGACAACATCAAAGCGGCGATCGACAAGGCCGTCACCGCGTACACTACCGCTCACCCCGACAATAGCTAGTTAGTCGAGCAGTCCGGCCGGCGCATCGACGACAATGCGCCGTGCTTGCGTGTCAATCGTCCGAACGATTGCCGCGACCATTGGGACCAGGCGTCCGCCCACGACCAGCATGTCGCTAGCCGGATAGTGCTCGACGCGCTCGACGTCGCCGTACGTCTGACCGCCGGCGCCCACGACGGTGCATCCGACGAGATCGGCGTCGAAATACTCACCATCGGCCAGCGGAATGCGCTCGCGCGGAGCGTAGAGCACCGCGCCGGAAAGGCGTTCCGCCGCGTCGGCATCGGCCACGCCCTCGAAAGTGACGAGCAGCCGCCCCTTATGCGCGCGAACCGTGCGAAGACGCACGACGCGCGATTCGCCGCCGATCTCGCACCGCAGCTCCGTACCCGCCGAAAAGACGATGCGACCCGCATTGCTCGGATCGCATTTGAGCTCGCCCGCAATACCGAACGCGCCGGCAATGCGTCCTACCGGCAGCTCATTGCTCGTCTTCTTCTTGCTCCTGCGTACCGTCGGCGGCTTCTTCGGTGTCCAAAATATCGATCGAGACGCGACCTTCTGCGGTCGCGCGGACGATCGTGCGCAGTGCGTGCGCGACGCGTCCGTTACGCCCGATGACCTTGCCGAGATCCTCCGGATCGACGACGAGTTCGATGACCGGTTTGCTTTCTTCATCCATGAAAAGCTCGACCGCGATCTCGTCGGGTTTGGCGACGAGTTTGCGCGCCACGAAACCGAGCAAGTCGGACGCGCGGCGATGCCCCGCCCAGGGATCGTCCGAAGCGGTTTTGGGTCTGGTGCGGGGGCCGTATTCGCGTCCGCGCTGCTGCGGCCGATCGCCTCGCGGCTGACGGCGCGGCTGTTCGTCTTCCGGTTCGACGTCGTCGATGACGGTTTCGCCCGAAGCGATCTTGCGAGCGCCTAACGTCGGTCGACGCTCGAACTCGTCCGAGCCTTCCCCGAAGAGGCCGAATTCGTCGTCGAACGCGCTCATTACGAACCCGCCTTTTCGCTCTTAGGCTTGCGCTTGGCCGTGGAAATCGGACCGCGGTCCATGATGCCTTTTTCAGCGAAAAGCCGGCGAACCGTCGTCGACGGCTGCGCGCCCTTGGAGAGCCATTCTTTGGCTTTGCCCTCATCGACGACGATCGTCTTGGGCTCGGTGCGCGGGTTGTAGTGTCCGAGAATTTCGATGAACCGTCCGTCGCGCGGTGCACGTGCGTCGGCAACGACGAAGCGGTACGTCGGTTGTTTCTTTGCGCCCATGCGGCGCAGTCTGATCTTAACCATGATGTACTTTCTGGTGTTGGGTGATTATGGCCGAAGCATTCCGGCGGGCAGTTTGGGCAAGAAACGTTTTTTCTTGCCGCCCCCGAGCTGCTTCATTAACTGACGTGACTGCTCGAACTGTTTGACGAGCCGGTTCACGTCGGAAACTTGCGTACCCGAGCCCAACGCAATGCGCTTGCGGCGCGAACCGTTGAGCATGTCGGGATGGCGGCGTTCGCGCCGCGTCATCGAGCAAATGATCGCTTCGATCCTCTTGATGTCTTTCTCGGGGATCTCGAAGTCTTTGGGAAGCGCCCGCGAGAGACCGGGCACCATCTTCAAGACGTCGGTCATCGACCCGAGCTTGCGCATCTGCCGCATCTGATCGAGAAAATCGTCGAGCGTAAAACTTTGCTTGAGGAGCTTCTCTTCGAGCTGCTTTGCCTGCTCCTCCGAATAGAGTCCCTGCGTCTTCTCGATGAGCGTCAGAACGTCGCCCATACCGAGAATGCGCGACGCAAGCCGGTCCGGGTAGAACGGCTCGAGCGCCGCGACCTTTTCACCGACGCCGACGAACTTGATCGGCGCCCCCGTAACGGCATGAATCGATAGCGCGGCACCGCCGCGAGTGTCGCCGTCCATCTTGGTGAGGATCACGCCCGTGATTCCCAACCGGTCGTGGAAGCCTTTGGCGACGTTGGTCGCTTCTTGACCGGTCATTGCGTCGGCAACGAGGAGAATTTCCTTCGGCGTTACCGCTGCTTTGATGCGCTCGAGCTCTTCCATGAGCGCGTCGTCGATGTGGAGCCTGCCGGCCGTGTCGACGATCACCGTGGAAAGCCCGAGCCGGCGCGCCTCGGCGACGGCTTCGCGTGCCGTCTTGACGGGGTCTTGGTTCCCGCGTTCGTAGACCGGG
Protein-coding regions in this window:
- a CDS encoding 3-hydroxyacyl-CoA dehydrogenase: MNLSEKVFLVTGGSSGLGAACVREFSSAGARVVICDVSDRGETLAKELGSSVRFARTDVTDESQVNGAIALALREFGGVHGAINCAGIATAERAVGRDGPQPLDHFTKVVMVNLIGTFNVVRLVAAEMMKRSVEPGEDRGVIVCTASVAAFDGQIGQVAYAASKGGVVGLTLPLAREFAQQQIRVVSIAPGIFDTPMLAGLPEAARESLGKQNPFPSRLGKPAEYAALARHIAENQMLNGEVIRLDGALRMAPK
- a CDS encoding CoA transferase, which produces MNDGSNAPLQGVRVVAATTNVPGPIAAARLAELGATVWKVEPMRGDPLETAAPQWYARLREHVDVARLDLSASRDRDALHERIAAADVLLTAMRARALERAGIANETLAGRYPALVQVAVVGEAAPHRDRAGHDLTYQARAGLLSPPSMPRTLIGDLAAAERAVSATLAALIARARDGHGRYVEIAIVDAAEEFAAPLRYGLTTADGALGGSLATYRVYRASDGWVAVAALEPHFIEGLREILEIDGVDADSIAAAIARRPAKEWAQLAQARDVPLAEINDRRESSA
- a CDS encoding divergent polysaccharide deacetylase family protein; amino-acid sequence: MPKRNARDEKRVDYIALAIVLLAAIALGWWLLAPRRAHHPKSVSVVTPAPSLPQATSAPAVPATTVPTSAPATLMPSPLPTTTPHAVAGAPRLALIVDDCGQWIDTERGFLALSIPLTMSVLPDVHYTSTIATEAAGAGKGVMLHLPMETLSGLNPGPGKVTTEMSDSQIAQQVEADLAQIPLAAGVNNHEGSKASADERVMDDVVDVLAKHGHLFFIDSRTNAASVGERVAESRGVPTASRDVFLDNQASVDYTVAQLKEAAAIARKNGSAIAIGHPRPTTLQAVRDMIPQLQASGIEFVLARDLVSSDPR
- a CDS encoding helix-turn-helix domain-containing protein, with product MPLSRSSELEQVSEETLQAGLCPRFHRAVELIGRRWTGAVIRLLLPGPKRFNELLSGIPGISDRLLTERLRELEATQIIRREVQSGAPIRVLYQLTQRGRELQEALDALGRWAERWIESDASEDR
- a CDS encoding mechanosensitive ion channel family protein; the protein is MFDHRTIVALGIIAVDALIGLGAEYLVRRFRALAPLRFVAFAFVFAIGLYAASLTLQDHHVNPITHRAFVALLIALATVVAARIAANLVTRHSQRAAGAIGSITLFVSVTETLVAIVGGLVVLQYLGISVAPILTAFGIGGLAVALALQDTLANFFSGIQIAASRQVHAGDFVRIDADNTGTVVDINWRTTVLRDADGNRIIVPNQKLAQAIFTAYRLPLRVPITVTLDRSADFGRMSDAARETARGVSHASPEKEIDVRFNKIADGAIDMVVTVPASDAADRRRIGSEFAEAFLKRVAGDDPKGEKVKAVAT
- a CDS encoding YihY/virulence factor BrkB family protein, translating into MARFISALREGGIRFSRDGCAFLAQALAFNALFALFPLTVLSLSAATLVLPSAQHRTLAFFDTLAPALHDYVAANLSSYIYSRGITSAIAAIVLLWSGKNLFMGLAYALDRALGVPKGRPLVHNIALSFVMLPLVGLLLIAAISLPVIIAILFAASGVNDPARLTHVLAYLISIALVFIVTVALYRWLPNRGVSWGFAFRGATVVAIAWPVVQLAFAQYTTHVDFTHIYGALSAPLVLLLWFYLIGCIFLYGAEYSAAMSAMRGKDHVPAIPAEAR
- a CDS encoding alpha/beta hydrolase, with amino-acid sequence MRFVFLHGSGCTGDVFAAQLAAFQNALAPTLPGHADGREGPDTVAAFADAVDAELREREIAEVVVCGNSLGGAIALELALRNVAAVRAVVLIGSGVRLRVAPAIFERLESDFPAAARELAAMFFARPSPELVDASVATMLRVGQTQTTRDFRACDAFDASERIADLRVPLLALTGDRDVLTPPKFAQWFADRVPGAQARILADAGHFAMIERPEETNAALRAFEERLLPR
- the rimM gene encoding ribosome maturation factor RimM (Essential for efficient processing of 16S rRNA); the encoded protein is MFWTPKKPPTVRRSKKKTSNELPVGRIAGAFGIAGELKCDPSNAGRIVFSAGTELRCEIGGESRVVRLRTVRAHKGRLLVTFEGVADADAAERLSGAVLYAPRERIPLADGEYFDADLVGCTVVGAGGQTYGDVERVEHYPASDMLVVGGRLVPMVAAIVRTIDTQARRIVVDAPAGLLD
- a CDS encoding KH domain-containing protein, translated to MSAFDDEFGLFGEGSDEFERRPTLGARKIASGETVIDDVEPEDEQPRRQPRGDRPQQRGREYGPRTRPKTASDDPWAGHRRASDLLGFVARKLVAKPDEIAVELFMDEESKPVIELVVDPEDLGKVIGRNGRVAHALRTIVRATAEGRVSIDILDTEEAADGTQEQEEDEQ
- the rpsP gene encoding 30S ribosomal protein S16; this translates as MVKIRLRRMGAKKQPTYRFVVADARAPRDGRFIEILGHYNPRTEPKTIVVDEGKAKEWLSKGAQPSTTVRRLFAEKGIMDRGPISTAKRKPKSEKAGS
- the ffh gene encoding signal recognition particle protein gives rise to the protein MFDQLTERLGAIFSRLSGRGKLSEGDVNEALREVRVALLEADVSLGAAKSFVARVKEKAIGANVLESLTPAQTIVKIVHEELVDLLGGAEARLHFSDAPPSVIMLVGLQGSGKTTQAAKLALRLKEQGRRTLLVAADVYRPAAIDQLVTLGKQIDLPVYERGNQDPVKTAREAVAEARRLGLSTVIVDTAGRLHIDDALMEELERIKAAVTPKEILLVADAMTGQEATNVAKGFHDRLGITGVILTKMDGDTRGGAALSIHAVTGAPIKFVGVGEKVAALEPFYPDRLASRILGMGDVLTLIEKTQGLYSEEQAKQLEEKLLKQSFTLDDFLDQMRQMRKLGSMTDVLKMVPGLSRALPKDFEIPEKDIKRIEAIICSMTRRERRHPDMLNGSRRKRIALGSGTQVSDVNRLVKQFEQSRQLMKQLGGGKKKRFLPKLPAGMLRP